From Clostridiales bacterium, the proteins below share one genomic window:
- a CDS encoding elongation factor P, with the protein MAIEAGDFKTGLTLLIDGDPWVVLDFMHVKPGKGAAILKTKMKNLKTGS; encoded by the coding sequence ATGGCGATTGAAGCAGGCGATTTCAAAACTGGATTAACATTATTAATCGATGGCGATCCATGGGTAGTATTAGACTTTATGCATGTTAAACCAGGTAAAGGTGCTGCTATCTTAAAAACAAAAATGAAGAACTTAAAAACAGGTTCA